DNA from Pseudomonas putida:
ACCTGCTCGTCGAGCATCGTGCGCGGTAGCACGCTCCAGGCAAGGCCAATGGAAACCATCATCTTGATGGTCTCCAGATAGTTGGTACTCATGGCGATGTTCGGTGTCAGGCCCTGGCTTTCGAACAGACGCTGGACGATATGGTGGGTGAAGGTATTGCCGCCAGGGAATACCGCCGGGTGGCGGGCGACATCGGCCAGGCTGACTTGCTGGTTGCTGGCCAGGGGATGCTCGGGTGCGGCGACGAAATCCAGTGCGTCGTCCCAGACGGGCACGGCGCGAATCAAGTGGTGGGGCTCCGGAGCCAAGGTGATGACCGCGATCTCTGCGCGCCCATGGAGAATTTCATCGTAGGCCGCTTCCGAATCCAGGAACTGAATATCCAGCGCCACCGACGGGTGCTGGCGGGTGAAAGCCCGCAACAGCGGGGGCAGGCGGTGCAAACCGATATGGTGACTGGTGGCGAGGGTCAGGCGACCACTCACCTCACCGGTCAAATTGGTCAGCGCCCGTCGGGTATCATCCAGAACGTTGAGGATCTGGTAGGCGCGGGGCAGCAGGGCGCGTCCGGCTTCGGTCAGGGTCACTTCCCGGCCGAGGCGATCGAACAGGCGCACGTCCAACTGCTGCTCGAGCCCGGCAATGCGCTTGCTGACGGCCGGCTGGGTCAGATGCAGGCGCTCGCCGGCACCCGAAAAGCTCCCGGTTTCGGCAATGGCAATGAAGGCACTGAGGTTGGCCAGGTCCACGACGTTGAATTCCTATTGGTTATCCAAAGCATAAAAATTATGAATTTGAGTTATTCAATCTAACCCCATAGCATCGACCGTACAAGCCAAGGGGTTATTGGCATAGAAATACGCTGATGAGGAATAGTCAGATGTCTGGCAAAACGCTCTACGACAAACTCTGGGATGCGCACGAAGTCAAGCGGCGCGACGATGGTTCGTCCTTGATCTACATCGATCGTCACATCATCCACGAAGTGACTTCGCCCCAGGCCTTCGAAGGCCTGCGCCTGGCCAACCGCAAGCCATGGCGGATCGACGCCAACATCGCGACCCCTGACCACAACGTGCCGACCACGCCAGAGCGCAAGGGCGGCATCGCGGCCATCGCCGACGAAGTATCGCGCCTGCAGGTGCAGACCCTCGACGAGAACTGTGACGAGTACGGCATCGTCGAATTCAAGATGAACGACGAACGTCAAGGCATCGTGCACGTCATCAGCCCCGAGCAGGGCGCCACCCTGCCGGGCATGACCGTGGTCTGCGGCGACTCGCACACCTCGACCCACGGTGCCTTCGGTGCACTGGCCCACGGCATCGGCACCTCGGAAGTCGAGCATGTGCTGGCCACCCAGTGCCTGGTCGCCAAGAAAATGAAGAACATGCTGGTGCGCGTCGAAGGGCAACTGCCTGCAGGCGTGACCGCCAAGGACATCGTCCTTGCCGTGATCGGCAAGATCGGCACCGCCGGCGGCAATGGCCACGCCATGGAGTTCGCTGGCAGCGCCATCCGTGAGCTGTCGATGGAAGGCCGCATGACCATCTGCAACATGTCCATCGAAGCCGGTGCCCGCGTAGGCCTGGTTGCCGTGGATGACACCACCGTTGCCTATGTCGAGGGCCGCCCATACGCGCCCAAGGGCGAGCAGTGGAAGCAGGCGGTCGCGGCCTGGAAGGGCCTGGTTTCCGATGCCGATGCGGTGTTCGACACCGTGGTCGAGTTGGACGCTGCGCAGATCAAGCCGCAGGTCAGCTGGGGGACTTCGCCTGAAATGGTCCTGGCCGTCGACCAGCGTGTGCCGGACCCGGCTGCCGAGCCTGACCTGATCAAGCGCGGCTCCATCGAGCGCGCGCTCAAGTACATGGGCCTGGCCGCCAATCAGGCGATCACTGACATCAAGCTCGACCGTGTGTTCATCGGCTCCTGCACCAACTCGCGCATCGAAGACCTGCGCGCCGCCGCCGAGATCGCCAAGGGCCGCAAGGTCGCAGCGAACGTCAAGCAAGCCTTGGTGGTGCCAGGCTCGGGCCTGGTCAAGGCTCAAGCCGAGCGCGAAGGGCTGGACAAGATTTTCATCGAGGCGGGTTTCGAATGGCGTGAACCTGGTTGCTCCATGTGCCTGGCGATGAACCCGGACCGCCTGGAAAGCGGCGAGCATTGCGCCTCGACCTCCAACCGCAACTTCGAAGGCCGTCAGGGCGCCGGTGGTCGTACCCACTTGGTCAGCCCGGCCATGGCCGCCGCCGCCGCGGTGACCGGCCACTTCATCGATGTCCGCGAGTTGATCCAAGGGAGCGCAGCATGAAAGCCTTTACCCAGCACATCGGCCTTGTCGCACCATTGGACCGCGCCAACGTCGACACCGACCAGATCATCCCCAAGCAGTTCCTGAAGTCGATCAAACGCACCGGTTTCGGTCCGAACCTGTTCGATGAGTGGCGCTACCTGGACGTGGGCCAGCCCTACCAGGACAACAGCAAGCGTCCGCTCAACAAGGAGTTCGTACTCAACCACGAGCGTTACCAAGGTGCCAGCGTGTTGCTGGCGCGGGAGAACTTCGGTTGCGGCTCGAGCCGTGAGCACGCGCCATGGGCGTTGGATGAATACGGTTTCCGTAGCGTCATCGCGCCGAGCTTCGCCGACATCTTCTTCAACAACAGCTTCAAAAACGGTCTGCTGCCGATCATCCTCAGTGACGAAGAAGTCGATGAGTTGTTCAAGCAGGTCGAGGCCAACCCGGGCTATCAGCTGACCATCGACCTGCAAGCGCAGGCCGTGACCCGTCCGGACGGCAAGGTGCTGCATTTCGAGATCGACGCTTTCCGCAAGCATTGCTTGCTCAATGGCCTCGACGATATCGGCCTGACCCTGCAGGACAGCGACGCCATCCAGGCGTTCGAGGCCAAGCATCGGGCCAGCCAGCCCTGGTTGTTCCGCGACGCCTGATACGCGGATTGCCCGGCAGGGCGACTCCTGTAACGATGTAAGGCAGGGGCCGTTTCGCCGGGCCGGTTTTTATCGGTGGGCCGAGCAGGCGCGCCGTTCGAATGGATAGAGGAAAGCATGAGCAAGCAGATTCTGATTCTCCCAGGTGATGGCATCGGTCCGGAAATCATGGCCGAGGCGGTCAAGGTGTTGGAGCTGGCCAACGACAAGTTCCAGCTCGGCGTCACCCTGGAGCACGACGTGATCGGCGGTGCGGCCATCGACAAGCATGGCATTCCGCTGGCCGACGAGACCCTGGAGCGCGCGCGCAAAGCCGATGCCGTACTGCTCGGCGCGGTCGGTGGGCCCAAGTGGGACAAGCTCGAGCGTGATATCCGTCCAGAGCGCGGCCTGCTCAAGATCCGTTCGCAACTGGGTTTGTTCGCCAACCTGCGCCCAGCGATCCTCTACCCGCAGTTGGCCGATGCCTCCTCGCTCAAGCCGGAAATCGTCGCGGGGCTGGATATCCTTATCGTTCGCGAGCTGACAGGCGGCATCTACTTCGGTGCGCCGCGCGGTCAGCGCGAGCTGGAAGGTGGCGAGCGCCAGGCCTACGACACCCTGCCGTACAGCGAGAGCGAAGTGCGCCGCATTGCCCGCGTCGGCTTCGACATGGCTCGCGTGCGTGGCAAGAAACTGTGCTCGGTGGACAAGGCCAACGTGCTGGCTTCCAGCCAGTTGTGGCGTGAAGTGGTCGAGGACGTGGCCAAGGACTACCCGGACGTCGAACTCAGCCACATGTACGTCGACAACGCCGCCATGCAACTGGTCCGCGCACCCAAGCAGTTCG
Protein-coding regions in this window:
- the leuD gene encoding 3-isopropylmalate dehydratase small subunit, with product MKAFTQHIGLVAPLDRANVDTDQIIPKQFLKSIKRTGFGPNLFDEWRYLDVGQPYQDNSKRPLNKEFVLNHERYQGASVLLARENFGCGSSREHAPWALDEYGFRSVIAPSFADIFFNNSFKNGLLPIILSDEEVDELFKQVEANPGYQLTIDLQAQAVTRPDGKVLHFEIDAFRKHCLLNGLDDIGLTLQDSDAIQAFEAKHRASQPWLFRDA
- a CDS encoding LysR family transcriptional regulator: MDLANLSAFIAIAETGSFSGAGERLHLTQPAVSKRIAGLEQQLDVRLFDRLGREVTLTEAGRALLPRAYQILNVLDDTRRALTNLTGEVSGRLTLATSHHIGLHRLPPLLRAFTRQHPSVALDIQFLDSEAAYDEILHGRAEIAVITLAPEPHHLIRAVPVWDDALDFVAAPEHPLASNQQVSLADVARHPAVFPGGNTFTHHIVQRLFESQGLTPNIAMSTNYLETIKMMVSIGLAWSVLPRTMLDEQVAPIALPGIQLSRQLGYILHTERTLSNAAKAFMALLDSHAAAA
- the leuC gene encoding 3-isopropylmalate dehydratase large subunit, which encodes MSGKTLYDKLWDAHEVKRRDDGSSLIYIDRHIIHEVTSPQAFEGLRLANRKPWRIDANIATPDHNVPTTPERKGGIAAIADEVSRLQVQTLDENCDEYGIVEFKMNDERQGIVHVISPEQGATLPGMTVVCGDSHTSTHGAFGALAHGIGTSEVEHVLATQCLVAKKMKNMLVRVEGQLPAGVTAKDIVLAVIGKIGTAGGNGHAMEFAGSAIRELSMEGRMTICNMSIEAGARVGLVAVDDTTVAYVEGRPYAPKGEQWKQAVAAWKGLVSDADAVFDTVVELDAAQIKPQVSWGTSPEMVLAVDQRVPDPAAEPDLIKRGSIERALKYMGLAANQAITDIKLDRVFIGSCTNSRIEDLRAAAEIAKGRKVAANVKQALVVPGSGLVKAQAEREGLDKIFIEAGFEWREPGCSMCLAMNPDRLESGEHCASTSNRNFEGRQGAGGRTHLVSPAMAAAAAVTGHFIDVRELIQGSAA
- the leuB gene encoding 3-isopropylmalate dehydrogenase, producing MSKQILILPGDGIGPEIMAEAVKVLELANDKFQLGVTLEHDVIGGAAIDKHGIPLADETLERARKADAVLLGAVGGPKWDKLERDIRPERGLLKIRSQLGLFANLRPAILYPQLADASSLKPEIVAGLDILIVRELTGGIYFGAPRGQRELEGGERQAYDTLPYSESEVRRIARVGFDMARVRGKKLCSVDKANVLASSQLWREVVEDVAKDYPDVELSHMYVDNAAMQLVRAPKQFDVMVTDNMFGDILSDEASMLTGSIGMLPSASLDANNKGMYEPCHGSAPDIAGLGIANPLATILSVSMMLRYSFNQVVAADAIEKAVSVVLDQGLRTGDIWSAGCSKVGTQEMGDAVVAALRNL